One stretch of Clostridia bacterium DNA includes these proteins:
- a CDS encoding acyl-CoA dehydrogenase has protein sequence MSNDFVRGGSFLIEDAENISIFTPEDFTEEHRMIAKTAEDFVAGEVKPHIDRIEAQEEGLSKELLRSAGELGLLSADIPEEYGGAGLDKISSILITEKVASGGSFAVSFAAHTGIGTLPIVFFGNKDQKEKYLPALASGEKIAAYALTEPSAGSDALAAKTKAVLSPDGTKYILNGEKIFITNAGFADVFVTYAKIDGEHFTAFIVDAGTPGLSTGAEEKKMGIKGSSTRSVIFEDCEVPVENVLGEVGKGHLVAFNILNIGRYKLAAAAVGAAKEGLGVTVKYAKERKQFNQSIAEFGAIKHKIAEMASRIYVAESVVYRTGGLIDSILATLDPNAEDAGRAAANAIGEYAIECSINKVFGSEVADFCVDEAVQIHGGYGFTQEYPVERMYRDSRINRIFEGTNEINRLLIPATLLRKAMKGELNLLGAAQKLQGELLSLMPAAPEGVLGVEFAKLANMKKMFLMAAGTAVQKLGMALKDEQEILMNAADMIIEIYATESALLRAKKALEAAGEAAADLKIKMAKLYTHNAFQKCELIAKNTLAAVETGDSLKTLQSALKKLARFDVENTITLRRAIADAIIDAEKYIC, from the coding sequence ATGTCCAATGATTTTGTCAGAGGTGGAAGTTTCTTAATTGAAGATGCCGAGAATATTTCAATCTTTACCCCGGAAGATTTTACGGAAGAGCACCGGATGATTGCCAAGACGGCGGAGGATTTTGTTGCCGGTGAAGTCAAACCTCACATCGACCGGATTGAAGCCCAGGAAGAAGGATTAAGCAAAGAACTGCTCCGGAGTGCCGGGGAACTTGGTCTATTGTCCGCTGATATTCCGGAAGAATACGGCGGCGCCGGATTAGATAAAATCAGCTCCATTCTCATTACGGAAAAAGTTGCCTCCGGCGGATCCTTTGCCGTGTCCTTTGCGGCCCATACCGGTATCGGCACGCTGCCTATTGTCTTCTTCGGCAACAAGGACCAGAAAGAAAAGTACCTACCGGCCTTGGCCAGCGGGGAAAAGATTGCGGCTTACGCCCTGACGGAGCCCAGCGCCGGTTCCGATGCCCTGGCGGCTAAGACCAAGGCGGTGCTGAGCCCGGACGGCACCAAGTATATATTAAACGGGGAAAAAATCTTCATTACCAACGCCGGTTTTGCCGATGTCTTCGTCACCTATGCGAAAATTGACGGGGAACACTTTACCGCCTTCATCGTGGATGCCGGCACCCCCGGTTTGAGTACCGGTGCCGAAGAAAAGAAAATGGGGATCAAAGGTTCTTCCACCAGGAGCGTTATCTTTGAAGACTGTGAAGTCCCTGTGGAGAACGTGCTGGGTGAAGTCGGCAAAGGCCATTTGGTGGCTTTCAACATCCTCAATATCGGGCGTTACAAGCTGGCCGCCGCTGCCGTAGGCGCCGCTAAAGAGGGTTTGGGCGTGACCGTAAAATACGCCAAGGAAAGAAAGCAGTTCAACCAGAGCATTGCCGAATTCGGTGCCATCAAGCACAAGATCGCCGAAATGGCTTCCAGGATCTATGTGGCGGAGTCCGTGGTGTACCGGACCGGTGGCTTAATTGACAGCATCCTTGCTACCCTGGACCCCAATGCGGAAGATGCGGGCCGGGCTGCAGCTAACGCCATCGGTGAGTATGCCATCGAGTGCTCTATTAACAAAGTCTTCGGGTCCGAAGTGGCCGACTTCTGCGTGGATGAAGCGGTCCAGATCCATGGTGGTTACGGCTTTACCCAGGAGTATCCGGTAGAAAGAATGTACCGGGATTCCCGGATCAACCGGATCTTTGAAGGAACCAACGAAATTAACCGTCTCCTCATTCCTGCCACGCTGTTGAGAAAGGCCATGAAAGGCGAGTTGAACCTGCTCGGCGCGGCCCAAAAGCTACAGGGTGAACTGCTGAGCCTGATGCCTGCCGCACCGGAGGGTGTACTGGGCGTCGAGTTTGCTAAGCTGGCCAACATGAAGAAAATGTTCCTCATGGCAGCCGGCACGGCGGTGCAGAAACTGGGCATGGCCCTGAAAGATGAACAAGAAATCCTCATGAATGCCGCCGATATGATTATCGAGATTTACGCCACCGAGAGCGCCTTGCTGCGGGCGAAGAAGGCTCTGGAGGCCGCCGGGGAAGCCGCTGCCGATCTGAAGATCAAGATGGCGAAACTGTACACCCATAACGCTTTCCAAAAATGCGAGCTCATTGCCAAGAATACCTTGGCTGCCGTGGAGACCGGCGACAGCCTCAAGACACTGCAGTCGGCCCTGAAGAAACTGGCACGGTTTGATGTGGAGAATACCATTACTTTAAGACGTGCCATCGCCGATGCCATCATTGACGCCGAAAAGTATATTTGCTAG
- the ychF gene encoding redox-regulated ATPase YchF — protein MALSCGIVGLPMVGKTTLFNLLTKAGLATSEYMTGKTNTHTQLAQIPDERVDFLAQLYKPKKVTYATLEVTDVPGLVRGASQGMGSGNEFLSAVQEADALIHVVRAFNNGQVMHVEGSIDIIRDLETINLELLFADLQLIEKRISRINQGKKKGKENAMELSALEKLQQAFENEIPLSQIQLTEEERESLRHMRFLTAKPMIIVVNVDEEQLTNQDYPQREAVRAYAREKGLPLLEVCLKAEVEIDELDPEDRAEFMGELGIAEPGVKRIAKTVYEHLGLISFLTVGEDEVKAWTITKGLNAKQAAGKIHSDIERGFIRAETVSFTDLFELGSMAKVKEKGLARLEGKDYIVQDGDIINFRFNV, from the coding sequence ATGGCATTATCTTGCGGTATAGTTGGATTGCCCATGGTAGGAAAAACCACGTTATTCAACCTGCTCACCAAGGCAGGCTTGGCTACCAGCGAATACATGACCGGGAAGACCAACACTCACACCCAACTGGCTCAAATACCCGATGAGCGGGTGGATTTTTTAGCGCAGCTGTACAAGCCCAAGAAGGTCACTTATGCCACTTTGGAAGTAACGGACGTGCCGGGGCTGGTGCGGGGTGCCAGCCAGGGCATGGGTTCCGGAAATGAGTTTTTGTCCGCGGTGCAGGAAGCAGATGCCCTGATTCATGTGGTAAGAGCTTTTAATAATGGTCAGGTTATGCACGTGGAAGGGTCCATAGACATTATACGGGATCTGGAGACCATCAATCTGGAATTATTGTTTGCTGATTTACAGTTAATAGAAAAGCGGATCAGCCGGATTAACCAGGGTAAGAAAAAAGGGAAGGAAAACGCCATGGAGCTCAGCGCCCTGGAAAAACTCCAGCAGGCGTTCGAAAATGAAATTCCCTTGTCCCAGATCCAGTTGACGGAAGAGGAGAGAGAGTCCCTCAGGCACATGCGGTTTCTCACCGCTAAACCCATGATTATTGTCGTTAATGTTGATGAGGAGCAGTTAACTAATCAGGATTATCCCCAGCGGGAAGCCGTCCGTGCATATGCCCGGGAAAAGGGGTTACCTTTGCTGGAGGTATGCTTGAAGGCGGAAGTGGAAATAGACGAGCTGGACCCGGAAGACCGGGCTGAGTTCATGGGCGAGCTGGGCATTGCCGAGCCGGGGGTGAAGCGCATTGCCAAAACTGTTTATGAGCATTTAGGTTTAATATCTTTCCTGACCGTCGGGGAAGATGAAGTCAAGGCCTGGACCATTACAAAGGGGCTGAACGCCAAACAAGCGGCCGGCAAAATCCACAGCGATATTGAAAGGGGCTTCATCCGGGCGGAAACGGTCAGTTTCACAGATTTGTTCGAGCTTGGCTCCATGGCGAAAGTGAAAGAAAAAGGGTTGGCCCGGCTCGAAGGAAAAGACTATATTGTGCAGGACGGGGACATTATTAATTTCCGGTTCAATGTGTAG
- a CDS encoding zinc ribbon domain-containing protein produces MYDNNRIVRQEGGQRMPFYDFKCNACGYRFAVNVPMRERKNVTCPECGARELTQLFTGINILGVGGSGCSSPPGSRFT; encoded by the coding sequence ATGTATGATAATAACAGAATTGTGCGCCAGGAAGGAGGGCAGCGGATGCCGTTTTACGATTTCAAATGCAATGCTTGTGGTTACCGGTTCGCGGTCAATGTACCGATGAGGGAGCGAAAGAACGTCACCTGCCCGGAATGTGGGGCCCGGGAGTTGACCCAACTGTTTACCGGTATCAACATCCTCGGGGTTGGGGGCAGCGGTTGCTCCAGTCCTCCTGGTTCCCGGTTTACGTGA